In Alkalihalobacillus sp. TS-13, the following are encoded in one genomic region:
- a CDS encoding GNAT family N-acetyltransferase → MLFQGERIRLRKMKMEDATTYYNWQNDMEIAPLVNPFIDSLSFHEVEENLKGMLRAENRKNYIIKHLEADKPIGYIGLFNINHYHKNAECFIAICDPEFRGKGFGQETMELLMEYVFKEMNMHRLSLRVFADNKHAIRMYEKIGFQVEGHLRETRFHDGKWQDSYIMSILQCDYLKG, encoded by the coding sequence ATGTTGTTTCAAGGGGAACGAATCAGGTTACGTAAAATGAAAATGGAGGACGCAACGACATACTATAATTGGCAAAATGATATGGAAATCGCGCCGTTGGTGAATCCTTTCATCGACTCCCTATCTTTTCATGAAGTTGAAGAGAATCTGAAAGGAATGCTTCGTGCTGAGAATCGTAAAAATTACATCATTAAGCATCTTGAAGCTGATAAGCCGATCGGGTATATTGGTTTGTTCAACATCAATCATTATCATAAAAATGCAGAATGTTTCATCGCGATCTGTGATCCTGAATTTCGAGGGAAAGGTTTTGGCCAAGAGACAATGGAGCTTTTGATGGAATACGTGTTCAAAGAAATGAACATGCACCGTCTTTCGCTTAGGGTTTTTGCTGATAACAAACACGCGATAAGGATGTATGAAAAGATAGGATTCCAGGTTGAAGGACACCTCCGGGAAACACGATTCCATGATGGAAAGTGGCAAGATTCCTATATCATGAGCATTTTACAGTGCGACTATCTGAAAGGATGA